A region from the Paenibacillus humicola genome encodes:
- a CDS encoding HPr family phosphocarrier protein: MTRHPVVVRLKTGLHARPAALFVQEANKFSSEVFVEKDDKKVNAKSIMGIMSLAISSGTEVTISAEGSDADQAVTALVNLVSKEELENQ, encoded by the coding sequence ATGACAAGGCATCCGGTGGTTGTTCGCCTGAAAACGGGTCTCCATGCAAGACCGGCAGCACTTTTCGTTCAGGAAGCGAACAAGTTTTCTTCCGAAGTGTTCGTTGAGAAAGACGACAAAAAAGTGAACGCAAAATCCATTATGGGGATTATGAGCCTTGCAATCAGTTCGGGTACGGAGGTTACGATAAGCGCGGAAGGTTCGGATGCCGACCAGGCTGTAACCGCTTTAGTCAACCTCGTCAGCAAGGAAGAATTGGAAAACCAATAA
- a CDS encoding SIMPL domain-containing protein, which produces MTKGLRALVLVPALAVAVGVGAMIGASGGKADVFAAQGDTAGSGAPSTITVSGSGDVKVTPDVAYVSVAVDSRAASAKEAQAANAKQFGALENVLYTKHNMDPKDVQTTGFVVQPVYTYNDKDGTNKITGYTATHSIQITMRDLAGIGQLLDELSSAGANRVDGVRFDTEKQDQYELQALDDAMNHAKAKADALAKAAGRQVKGVVSITQNGESSPPVVFNAAAKSLAAADSGGSTSVQAGQIDVTADITVVYEMQ; this is translated from the coding sequence ATGACAAAAGGCCTGCGGGCGCTGGTGCTGGTGCCGGCGCTTGCCGTGGCGGTGGGAGTGGGCGCGATGATCGGAGCAAGCGGAGGAAAGGCGGATGTATTCGCCGCGCAGGGCGACACGGCGGGAAGCGGCGCGCCGTCGACGATTACGGTTTCCGGCAGCGGCGATGTCAAGGTAACGCCCGATGTAGCTTATGTCTCGGTAGCGGTCGACTCGCGCGCTGCGTCGGCCAAGGAAGCGCAAGCCGCCAATGCGAAGCAGTTCGGAGCCCTGGAGAATGTGCTCTATACCAAGCACAACATGGATCCGAAGGACGTTCAGACGACAGGCTTCGTCGTGCAGCCGGTCTATACGTACAACGACAAGGACGGCACGAATAAAATTACCGGCTACACGGCGACCCACAGCATTCAAATTACGATGCGCGACCTGGCCGGGATCGGACAGCTGCTTGACGAGCTGTCGTCCGCAGGCGCGAACCGCGTGGACGGCGTCCGCTTCGATACGGAGAAGCAGGACCAGTACGAGCTCCAGGCGCTGGATGATGCGATGAACCATGCAAAAGCGAAAGCGGATGCACTGGCCAAAGCGGCGGGACGCCAGGTGAAAGGGGTCGTCTCGATTACGCAGAACGGCGAGAGCAGCCCGCCGGTCGTCTTTAATGCCGCGGCAAAATCGCTCGCGGCGGCCGACAGCGGCGGCTCCACGTCCGTGCAGGCCGGCCAGATCGACGTAACCGCCGACATTACGGTCGTCTATGAGATGCAGTAA
- a CDS encoding sporulation histidine kinase inhibitor Sda, producing the protein MKLSNPFAGVRNFIRSNESGRVYAHFPPAYERPSQPQAVQETHNLFLPLQDKSLLLRPLSDTHLLEVYQEAKAMRLSEEFISMIRQAIEQRGLHEPVEQMKE; encoded by the coding sequence ATGAAATTATCCAATCCATTCGCCGGCGTGCGCAATTTTATCCGATCGAACGAATCCGGGCGCGTTTATGCACACTTCCCGCCCGCTTACGAACGGCCGAGCCAGCCGCAGGCTGTACAGGAAACGCATAACCTGTTTCTTCCCCTGCAGGACAAATCGCTGCTTCTTCGTCCCCTCAGCGATACGCACCTGCTCGAAGTGTATCAGGAAGCCAAGGCCATGCGGTTGTCGGAAGAATTTATTTCGATGATTCGGCAGGCGATCGAGCAGCGCGGCCTGCATGAACCCGTTGAACAAATGAAAGAATAA
- the clpP gene encoding ATP-dependent Clp endopeptidase proteolytic subunit ClpP — MNFVPMVIEQNNRGERAYDIYSRLLKDRIVFLGTPVNDLVANSIIAQMLFLAADDPEKDISLYINSPGGSVSAGLAIFDTMNFIKPDVSTICVGMAASMGAFLLAAGAKGKRYALPNSEVMIHQPLGGAQGQASDIEIRARHILKTRDTLNRILSERTGQPLDKIERDTDRDNFMSADQAAAYGLVDKVIEKL, encoded by the coding sequence ATGAATTTCGTACCTATGGTTATTGAGCAAAACAATCGGGGCGAGCGCGCTTACGACATCTATTCCCGTTTGCTGAAGGACCGAATCGTATTCCTCGGCACGCCGGTGAACGACCTTGTGGCCAATTCCATTATTGCCCAAATGCTGTTCCTTGCCGCGGACGACCCGGAGAAGGATATCTCGCTCTACATTAACAGCCCGGGCGGATCGGTTTCCGCAGGTCTCGCCATTTTCGATACGATGAATTTCATCAAGCCCGACGTTTCGACGATCTGCGTCGGCATGGCCGCCTCCATGGGCGCTTTCCTGCTTGCCGCAGGCGCCAAAGGCAAACGGTACGCGCTTCCGAACAGCGAAGTGATGATTCACCAGCCGCTCGGCGGCGCACAAGGCCAGGCCAGCGACATCGAAATCCGCGCCCGGCATATTTTGAAAACACGCGATACGCTGAACCGCATCCTCTCGGAACGGACCGGTCAGCCGCTCGACAAAATCGAACGCGACACGGACCGCGACAACTTCATGTCGGCCGATCAAGCTGCGGCTTACGGCCTTGTCGACAAAGTCATCGAGAAGCTGTAA
- a CDS encoding sugar-binding transcriptional regulator, whose amino-acid sequence MQSLIEIQQQLLPDLLVVMKKRYLILRQVMLSDTIGRRTLAASLDMTERVLRAETDFLKAQGLLQIDAGGMRITESGARLLEDMEPFYKTMFGLSDLEERIRSYFGLKSVTIVPGDSDTSPHTKRELGKAGSLALRRAMGKDDVVAVTGGSTLAQVAAQLSTQTPLKGNWFVPARGGLGESLDYQANTIASTMAKRTGAQYRLLHVPDHLGDEAYATLMQEPNIQEIVNVIRSARIVVHGIGDALVMARRRRADESVIRALKAEGALAESFGYYFDQNGAVVHKMPTAGLLLEDIMGTEVVIAIAGGRSKGEAIAAIMRFGHDDVLITDEAAALVIAKQIGKEDV is encoded by the coding sequence ATGCAGTCCCTTATCGAAATTCAGCAGCAGCTTTTGCCGGATTTGCTCGTGGTGATGAAGAAACGGTACCTCATTCTCCGCCAGGTGATGCTCTCCGACACGATCGGCAGACGGACGCTTGCGGCGTCGCTCGACATGACCGAACGCGTGCTGCGCGCCGAGACGGATTTTCTGAAGGCGCAGGGGCTGCTGCAAATTGATGCGGGCGGCATGCGGATTACCGAATCGGGCGCGCGCCTCCTTGAGGATATGGAGCCCTTCTACAAAACGATGTTCGGCTTGTCCGATCTCGAGGAGCGCATCAGGAGCTATTTCGGCCTGAAGAGCGTCACGATCGTCCCGGGCGATTCGGATACGTCGCCGCATACGAAGCGGGAGCTTGGCAAAGCCGGCAGCTTGGCATTGCGCAGGGCGATGGGCAAGGACGACGTCGTCGCCGTAACCGGCGGCTCCACGCTGGCGCAGGTGGCCGCCCAGCTGTCGACGCAGACGCCGCTGAAGGGCAATTGGTTCGTGCCGGCGCGCGGCGGGCTCGGCGAGAGCCTCGATTACCAGGCGAACACGATCGCTTCGACGATGGCCAAGCGGACCGGGGCGCAGTACCGGCTGCTGCACGTGCCCGACCATCTCGGCGACGAGGCGTACGCGACGCTGATGCAGGAGCCGAACATCCAGGAGATCGTGAACGTGATCCGCAGCGCGCGCATCGTCGTGCACGGCATCGGCGACGCGCTGGTGATGGCCCGCAGAAGGCGGGCGGACGAATCAGTCATCCGCGCGCTGAAAGCGGAAGGGGCGCTGGCCGAATCGTTCGGGTATTATTTTGACCAGAACGGAGCGGTTGTACACAAGATGCCGACGGCCGGACTTCTGCTCGAGGATATTATGGGCACGGAGGTCGTGATCGCGATCGCCGGCGGCCGCAGCAAGGGCGAAGCGATCGCCGCCATTATGCGCTTCGGGCACGACGACGTGCTGATTACCGACGAAGCTGCGGCGCTCGTGATTGCGAAGCAGATTGGGAAGGAAGACGTCTAA
- the gap gene encoding type I glyceraldehyde-3-phosphate dehydrogenase: MVKVGINGFGRIGRNVFRAALNNPNVEVVAVNDLTDTGTLAHLLKYDTTHGRLNATVEAKEGALVVNGREIKVFAERNPENLPWAQFGVEIVVESTGIFTAKDKAELHLKGGAKKVIISAPASNEDITIVLGVNEDKYDPAQHTIISNASCTTNCLAPFTKVLNDTFGIVKGMMTTIHSYTNDQQVLDLPHKDLRRARAAAENIIPSTTGAAKAVSLVLPELKGKLNGMSFRVPTPNVSVTDLVAELKVNVTVEEVNAALKAASEGPLKGILNYSDEPLVSSDYNGDPASSTIDALSTMVVEGNMVKVVSWYDNEWGYSNRVVDLAAYIASKGL, from the coding sequence ATGGTAAAAGTAGGCATCAATGGTTTTGGACGTATCGGACGCAACGTATTCCGCGCAGCGCTGAACAATCCGAATGTGGAAGTCGTGGCGGTTAACGATTTGACGGATACGGGAACGCTGGCACATCTGCTTAAATACGACACGACGCACGGCAGGCTGAACGCAACGGTTGAAGCGAAGGAAGGCGCGCTGGTCGTCAACGGCCGCGAGATCAAAGTATTCGCGGAGCGCAACCCGGAGAATCTCCCTTGGGCGCAGTTCGGCGTTGAGATCGTCGTCGAATCGACCGGTATTTTCACCGCGAAGGACAAAGCCGAGCTTCACCTGAAAGGCGGCGCGAAGAAAGTCATCATCTCCGCACCGGCCTCGAACGAAGATATCACGATCGTGCTTGGCGTTAACGAAGACAAATACGATCCGGCGCAGCATACGATCATTTCGAACGCTTCCTGCACGACGAACTGCCTGGCGCCGTTCACGAAAGTACTGAATGACACATTCGGCATCGTCAAAGGCATGATGACGACCATTCACTCCTACACAAACGACCAGCAGGTGCTCGACCTGCCGCACAAAGACCTGCGCCGTGCGCGCGCGGCTGCGGAAAACATCATTCCGTCCACGACGGGCGCTGCCAAAGCGGTTTCCCTCGTTCTGCCCGAGCTGAAAGGCAAGCTGAACGGCATGTCTTTCCGCGTACCGACGCCGAACGTTTCCGTTACGGACCTCGTCGCCGAGCTGAAAGTGAACGTGACGGTCGAAGAGGTGAACGCAGCGCTTAAGGCCGCTTCCGAAGGGCCGCTGAAAGGCATCCTCAATTATTCCGATGAGCCGCTCGTTTCGAGCGACTATAACGGCGACCCGGCTTCCTCCACGATCGACGCGCTGTCGACGATGGTCGTCGAAGGCAACATGGTGAAAGTCGTGTCCTGGTACGACAACGAGTGGGGCTACTCCAACCGCGTCGTCGATCTGGCTGCTTATATCGCATCCAAAGGCCTTTAA
- a CDS encoding phosphoglycerate kinase encodes MNKKSVRDVDVKGKRVFVRVDFNVPLENGAITDDTRIRETLPTINYLIENGAKVILASHLGRPKGEVVEEMRLTPAAARLSELLGKAVAKANEAVGDAVQAQVAALKEGDVLLLENVRFYPGEEKNDPELAKAFAGLADLFVNDAFGAAHRAHASTEGIAHHLPAVSGLLMEKELDVLGRALNNPERPFTAIVGGSKVKDKIDVINKMIEIADNIIIGGGLSYTFFKAQGYEIGKSLCDDSKLDLALEFIEKAKKLGKRFLLPVDIVVTDEFSASANTRIVDIDGIPAEWEGIDIGPKTREIYADVIGSSKLVVWNGPMGVFEIEPFSHGTQAVARACAETAAYTVIGGGDSAAAAEKFHLADRMDHISTGGGASLEFMEGKALPGVVALNDK; translated from the coding sequence ATGAACAAGAAAAGTGTCCGCGACGTCGATGTGAAAGGCAAGCGCGTATTCGTGCGCGTCGATTTTAACGTACCTTTGGAAAACGGCGCCATTACGGACGATACACGGATCCGAGAGACGCTGCCGACCATCAACTATTTGATCGAAAACGGCGCGAAGGTAATCCTGGCCAGCCACCTCGGCCGCCCGAAGGGCGAAGTCGTCGAAGAAATGCGCCTGACGCCCGCCGCAGCCCGTCTGTCCGAGCTTCTCGGCAAGGCGGTGGCGAAGGCAAACGAGGCGGTCGGCGATGCCGTACAGGCTCAGGTTGCCGCGCTCAAAGAAGGCGACGTGCTGCTGCTTGAGAACGTCCGCTTCTATCCGGGCGAAGAGAAGAACGATCCGGAGCTGGCGAAGGCGTTCGCCGGGCTGGCCGACCTGTTCGTGAACGACGCGTTCGGCGCCGCTCACCGCGCGCACGCGTCGACGGAAGGCATTGCGCATCATCTGCCGGCCGTATCCGGCCTTCTGATGGAGAAAGAGCTCGACGTGCTCGGCAGGGCGCTGAACAACCCGGAACGCCCGTTCACCGCGATCGTAGGCGGCTCCAAGGTGAAGGACAAAATCGACGTTATCAATAAAATGATCGAAATCGCCGACAACATCATCATCGGCGGCGGCTTGTCCTATACGTTTTTCAAGGCGCAGGGCTACGAAATCGGCAAGTCGCTTTGCGACGATTCGAAGCTCGATCTGGCGCTCGAATTTATCGAGAAGGCGAAGAAGCTCGGCAAGCGGTTTCTGCTTCCGGTCGATATCGTCGTAACCGACGAATTCAGCGCGAGCGCGAACACCAGGATCGTCGATATCGACGGCATCCCGGCCGAATGGGAAGGCATCGACATCGGACCGAAGACGCGCGAGATTTATGCCGACGTCATTGGGAGCTCCAAGCTGGTCGTCTGGAACGGGCCGATGGGCGTGTTTGAAATCGAGCCGTTCTCTCACGGGACCCAAGCCGTTGCGCGGGCATGCGCGGAAACGGCGGCTTATACCGTCATCGGCGGCGGCGATTCCGCCGCGGCGGCCGAGAAATTCCACCTTGCCGATCGAATGGACCATATTTCCACCGGCGGCGGCGCGTCGCTCGAGTTTATGGAAGGCAAGGCGCTTCCGGGCGTCGTTGCGCTGAACGACAAGTAG
- the tpiA gene encoding triose-phosphate isomerase translates to MRKPIIAGNWKMFKTVSEASQFFADVKGKAEVDGVESVICAPFTALPALVEAAKGTSIAIGAQNLHFEDSGAYTGEISGVMLKDLGVKYVIIGHSERRAYFAETDETVNKKVHAAFKHGLTPIVCVGEKLEEREAGQTKDVCKVQTEAAFQGLSADQAAEVVIAYEPIWAIGTGKSSTSEDAEDVIAYIRGIVEGLYGAATAAAVRIQYGGSVKPGNIREYMAQPDIDGALVGGASLEAASYIQLVEGAK, encoded by the coding sequence ATGCGTAAACCGATTATTGCGGGTAACTGGAAAATGTTCAAAACGGTGTCCGAAGCGTCGCAGTTTTTCGCGGATGTGAAAGGAAAGGCGGAGGTGGACGGCGTCGAGTCCGTCATCTGCGCGCCGTTCACGGCGCTGCCGGCGCTGGTCGAAGCGGCGAAGGGCACGAGCATCGCGATCGGCGCGCAAAACCTCCATTTTGAGGACAGCGGCGCCTATACGGGCGAGATCAGCGGCGTCATGCTGAAGGATCTCGGCGTGAAATACGTCATTATCGGCCACTCGGAGCGCCGCGCGTATTTTGCGGAAACCGACGAGACTGTGAACAAGAAAGTGCATGCCGCGTTCAAGCACGGCCTGACGCCGATTGTCTGCGTCGGCGAAAAGCTGGAGGAGCGCGAAGCGGGCCAAACGAAGGACGTCTGCAAGGTGCAGACCGAAGCCGCGTTCCAAGGCCTTAGCGCCGATCAGGCGGCGGAAGTCGTGATCGCGTATGAGCCGATCTGGGCGATCGGAACGGGCAAATCGTCGACCTCCGAGGACGCCGAGGACGTGATCGCTTATATCCGCGGCATCGTGGAGGGGCTGTACGGCGCGGCGACGGCGGCGGCGGTCCGCATTCAATACGGCGGCAGCGTAAAGCCGGGCAACATCCGCGAATATATGGCCCAGCCGGACATCGACGGCGCGCTTGTAGGCGGCGCGAGCCTGGAGGCCGCTTCGTACATTCAGCTCGTCGAGGGGGCGAAGTAA
- the gpmI gene encoding 2,3-bisphosphoglycerate-independent phosphoglycerate mutase, translated as MAPKPVALIILDGFGLRGDVTGNAVAQAKKPNYDRYWNTYPHTTLTACGEAVGLPEGQMGNSEVGHLNIGAGRIVYQDLTRISKSIRDGEFFDNETLIGAVRHAKENGRKLHLYGLLSDGGVHSHIEHLFALLDLAKKEGLKDVYIHAFLDGRDVAPDSAKGYLERLQAKIAEVGVGQVATVQGRYYAMDRDKRWERTEKSYRAMVYGEGPQYTDPVKAVAESYEKSVFDEFVMPTVIVKEDGTPAATVESGDSVVFFNFRPDRAIQLSQVFTNSDFRGFDRGPKFPQNLYFVCLTLFSESVDGYVAYKPKNLDNTLGEVLVQQGKKQLRIAETEKYPHVTFFFSGGRDVELPGETRILINSPKVATYDLKPEMSAYEVAEAAVKEIEADKHDAIILNFANPDMVGHSGKLEPTIKAVEATDECLGKVVEAVLAKGGVCLITADHGNADMVIDENGRPFTAHTTNPVPFILTKAGVSLREGGILADLAPTMLSMLELPQPAEMTGRSLAEG; from the coding sequence ATGGCTCCGAAACCGGTTGCGCTTATTATTTTGGACGGATTCGGGCTTCGCGGCGACGTTACGGGCAATGCGGTGGCGCAGGCGAAAAAGCCGAATTACGACCGGTACTGGAACACATACCCGCATACGACGCTGACGGCATGCGGCGAAGCGGTCGGATTGCCGGAGGGGCAAATGGGCAACTCCGAGGTCGGCCACTTGAACATCGGCGCCGGACGGATCGTCTACCAGGACCTGACCCGGATCAGCAAATCGATCCGCGACGGCGAGTTTTTCGACAACGAGACGCTGATCGGAGCGGTGCGCCATGCCAAAGAGAACGGCAGGAAGCTGCACCTGTACGGCCTGCTGTCCGACGGCGGCGTTCACAGCCATATCGAGCACCTGTTCGCGCTGCTTGACCTGGCCAAGAAAGAAGGCTTGAAAGACGTTTACATCCACGCATTCCTCGACGGCCGCGACGTAGCGCCGGACAGCGCGAAGGGCTACCTCGAACGTCTGCAGGCGAAAATCGCCGAAGTTGGCGTCGGTCAAGTCGCTACGGTGCAGGGCCGCTACTATGCGATGGACCGCGACAAGCGCTGGGAGCGGACGGAGAAATCGTACCGCGCGATGGTATACGGGGAAGGACCGCAGTATACCGACCCCGTCAAGGCGGTCGCCGAATCGTACGAGAAATCGGTATTCGACGAATTCGTCATGCCGACGGTCATCGTGAAGGAAGACGGAACGCCGGCGGCAACGGTCGAATCCGGAGATTCCGTCGTATTCTTCAACTTCCGGCCGGACCGGGCGATTCAATTGTCGCAGGTGTTCACGAACTCGGACTTCCGCGGCTTCGACCGCGGGCCGAAATTTCCGCAGAACCTGTACTTCGTCTGCCTGACGCTGTTCAGCGAAAGTGTCGACGGTTATGTGGCGTACAAGCCCAAAAACCTCGACAACACGCTCGGCGAGGTGCTCGTCCAGCAAGGCAAGAAGCAGCTGCGGATCGCCGAAACCGAGAAGTATCCGCACGTCACGTTCTTCTTCAGCGGCGGCCGCGACGTCGAGCTTCCGGGCGAGACGCGCATTCTGATCAATTCGCCGAAGGTCGCGACCTACGACCTGAAGCCGGAGATGAGCGCCTATGAGGTAGCCGAAGCGGCGGTGAAGGAAATCGAAGCGGATAAGCACGACGCGATTATTCTGAATTTCGCCAATCCCGACATGGTCGGGCACTCCGGCAAGCTGGAGCCGACGATCAAGGCGGTCGAGGCGACCGACGAGTGCCTCGGCAAAGTCGTCGAAGCGGTGCTTGCCAAAGGCGGCGTCTGCTTGATCACCGCCGACCACGGCAACGCCGATATGGTCATCGACGAGAACGGCCGCCCGTTTACGGCGCATACGACCAACCCGGTGCCGTTCATTCTGACGAAGGCGGGCGTTTCGCTCCGCGAAGGCGGCATTCTGGCCGACCTCGCGCCGACGATGCTCTCGATGCTGGAGCTGCCACAGCCGGCCGAGATGACGGGCCGGTCGCTGGCCGAAGGCTGA
- the eno gene encoding phosphopyruvate hydratase, translating into MSMITDVYAREVLDSRGNPTVEVDVTLESGGKGRAIVPSGASTGAYEAVELRDGDKGRYLGKGVLKAVDNVNSIIAPEIIGLDALDQVLIDRKMIALDGTPNKGKLGANAILAVSMAVARAAADALNVPLYTYLGGFNAKVLPVPMMNIVNGGAHADNNVDVQEFMVLPVGAESFKEALRIGAEIFHNLKSVLKDKGLNTAVGDEGGFAPNLGSNEEAITTIISAIERAGYKPGVDVYLGMDVASTEFFKDGKYHLEGEGKSYTSAEFVDLLASWVEKYPIITIEDGCSEDDWEGWQLLTSKLGGKVQLVGDDLFVTNTERLAQGIEKSIGNSILVKVNQIGSLTETFDAIEMAKRAGYTAVISHRSGESEDSTIADIAAATNAGQIKTGAPSRTDRVAKYNQLLRIEDQLGSTAQYAGKSAFYNLKNFK; encoded by the coding sequence ATGTCCATGATTACCGACGTTTACGCGCGCGAAGTGCTTGACTCCCGCGGCAACCCGACTGTTGAAGTTGATGTGACCCTCGAATCCGGCGGCAAGGGCCGGGCGATCGTGCCTTCCGGCGCATCGACCGGGGCTTACGAGGCCGTTGAGCTGCGCGACGGCGACAAAGGCCGTTATCTCGGCAAAGGCGTGCTGAAAGCCGTCGATAACGTTAATTCCATCATCGCGCCGGAAATTATCGGCCTCGACGCGCTCGACCAGGTGCTGATCGACCGCAAAATGATCGCGCTCGACGGCACGCCGAACAAAGGCAAGCTCGGCGCCAACGCCATTCTGGCCGTATCGATGGCCGTGGCCCGCGCGGCTGCCGACGCGCTGAACGTGCCGCTGTACACATACCTCGGCGGCTTCAACGCGAAGGTGCTGCCGGTTCCGATGATGAACATCGTCAACGGCGGCGCGCACGCCGACAACAACGTCGACGTGCAGGAGTTTATGGTGCTGCCGGTTGGCGCGGAGAGCTTCAAGGAAGCGCTGCGCATCGGCGCGGAAATTTTCCATAACCTGAAGTCGGTGCTGAAGGACAAAGGTCTGAACACCGCCGTCGGAGACGAAGGCGGCTTTGCGCCGAACCTCGGCTCCAACGAAGAGGCGATTACGACGATCATCTCGGCCATCGAGCGCGCGGGCTACAAGCCGGGCGTCGACGTTTACCTTGGCATGGACGTTGCTTCCACCGAATTTTTCAAGGACGGCAAGTATCACCTCGAAGGCGAAGGCAAATCGTACACGTCCGCCGAGTTTGTCGATCTGCTCGCTTCTTGGGTGGAGAAATACCCGATCATTACGATCGAGGACGGCTGCTCCGAAGACGACTGGGAAGGCTGGCAGCTGCTGACGAGCAAGCTCGGCGGCAAGGTTCAGCTTGTCGGCGACGACCTGTTCGTCACGAACACCGAGCGGCTGGCGCAGGGCATCGAGAAAAGCATCGGCAACTCGATCCTCGTCAAAGTGAACCAGATCGGCTCCCTGACGGAAACGTTCGACGCGATCGAAATGGCGAAGCGCGCCGGTTATACGGCCGTCATCTCGCACCGCTCCGGCGAATCCGAGGACAGCACGATTGCCGACATCGCCGCCGCGACGAATGCGGGCCAGATCAAAACCGGCGCTCCGTCCCGCACGGACCGCGTGGCGAAGTACAACCAGCTGCTGCGCATTGAGGACCAGCTTGGTTCGACGGCGCAGTACGCCGGCAAGAGCGCCTTCTACAACCTGAAAAACTTCAAGTAA
- a CDS encoding sugar phosphate isomerase/epimerase family protein has protein sequence MAKPVVGLQLYTLRDQTKNDFLGTIRKVAEMGYQAVEFAGYFDTPAKELKSVLDGVGLEAPSAHVGLSFNEPDKIEADLAKQIEYAQEIGLKYIITPWAPLPQNPTEEDVAKLASILEACGRQVTAAGLKYGYHNHDFEFKLVNGKPIMDHLLEHVPAELLVAEFDLGWVHMGGQSPLEYVNRYAGRVPLAHFKDFGNGRRDTEIGKGVVDLKSVLDVAEKVGIQYYIVEQEEFEKSSLESAKICLEFFRENGAL, from the coding sequence TTGGCAAAACCGGTTGTAGGTTTGCAATTGTACACGCTTCGCGACCAGACGAAAAACGATTTTCTCGGCACGATCCGCAAGGTGGCCGAAATGGGCTATCAGGCGGTTGAGTTCGCTGGTTATTTCGACACGCCGGCCAAGGAGCTGAAGTCGGTGCTCGACGGCGTCGGCCTGGAGGCGCCTTCCGCGCACGTCGGCCTCAGCTTTAACGAGCCGGACAAGATCGAAGCCGATCTGGCGAAGCAAATCGAATACGCCCAGGAAATCGGCTTGAAATACATCATCACTCCTTGGGCGCCGCTGCCGCAAAATCCGACGGAGGAGGATGTGGCGAAGCTGGCGTCGATTCTGGAGGCATGCGGGCGGCAGGTGACGGCGGCAGGTCTGAAATACGGCTACCATAACCACGATTTCGAATTCAAGCTGGTGAACGGCAAACCGATTATGGACCACCTGCTCGAACACGTGCCGGCCGAGCTGCTGGTCGCCGAGTTCGACCTTGGCTGGGTGCATATGGGCGGCCAAAGCCCGCTTGAGTACGTCAATCGCTATGCGGGCCGCGTGCCGCTGGCGCATTTCAAGGATTTCGGCAACGGCCGCCGCGATACGGAAATCGGAAAGGGCGTGGTCGATCTGAAAAGCGTGCTCGACGTCGCCGAGAAGGTCGGCATTCAGTATTACATCGTCGAGCAGGAAGAGTTCGAGAAATCCTCGCTCGAAAGCGCGAAAATTTGCCTCGAGTTTTTCCGCGAGAACGGCGCGCTGTAA
- the secG gene encoding preprotein translocase subunit SecG: MEIAFKILLIIFSLALITVVLLQKGKSAGLSGAISGGAEHLFGKTKARGMDLFLQRMTIGIAAGFFITALIVAYLVKV; the protein is encoded by the coding sequence GTGGAAATCGCATTTAAAATACTGCTCATTATTTTTTCGCTGGCTTTGATCACGGTCGTTCTCCTGCAGAAAGGGAAGAGCGCGGGGCTGTCCGGCGCCATCTCCGGCGGTGCGGAGCATCTGTTCGGCAAGACGAAAGCGCGCGGCATGGATTTGTTTTTGCAGCGCATGACGATCGGAATTGCGGCCGGGTTCTTCATTACGGCGCTGATTGTCGCTTATTTGGTTAAAGTTTAA
- a CDS encoding YhbD family protein has product MDERELISKKDLLEATGISYGQLYRWKRKQLIPEDWFIRKSTFTGQETFFPKTLILQRIDRILNMKDDLSLDELAGKLSPLLYDVELRKDELIKRNIVSKVVLDRYAAKDAPDAIYPFEKTLFFFIVDKMLQGGGMSLEEGVKLLETLREHFAKCENGNGELLLIRKMGVSSFILTTGAGGIFFENGVKVVERLSLSDCVEELKMKIG; this is encoded by the coding sequence ATGGATGAGCGCGAGCTGATCTCGAAGAAGGACCTGCTTGAAGCGACCGGTATTTCCTACGGCCAGCTGTATCGATGGAAACGAAAGCAGCTGATCCCCGAAGACTGGTTTATCCGCAAATCGACTTTTACGGGGCAGGAAACCTTTTTTCCGAAGACGCTGATTCTGCAGCGGATCGACCGCATTTTGAACATGAAGGACGATCTGTCGCTCGATGAACTCGCCGGTAAGCTTTCGCCGCTGCTTTACGACGTCGAGCTGCGCAAAGATGAGCTTATAAAACGTAACATTGTTTCGAAGGTGGTGCTGGACCGGTATGCGGCGAAAGACGCGCCGGACGCCATTTACCCGTTCGAGAAGACGTTGTTTTTTTTCATTGTCGATAAAATGCTGCAGGGCGGCGGGATGAGCCTCGAGGAAGGGGTGAAGCTGCTGGAGACGCTGCGGGAGCATTTTGCGAAATGCGAGAACGGGAACGGTGAGCTGCTGCTGATTCGGAAGATGGGCGTCTCCAGCTTCATCCTGACGACGGGAGCGGGCGGGATATTTTTCGAAAACGGGGTCAAGGTGGTCGAGCGGCTGTCGCTGTCCGATTGCGTGGAAGAGTTAAAAATGAAAATCGGTTAA